One window of the Lipingzhangella halophila genome contains the following:
- a CDS encoding NAD(P)H-binding protein, with the protein MIVVTGATGNVGRPLVQALAEAGKPVRAVSRGVAPVDPPSGIKHLRADLGAPETLRPALDGAEALFLHDGGAGGFGFDPRAILDVAAGAGVRQVVLLSSQGVVTRPESPSHGGIGRAIEGAVRESGLAWTILRPGGFASNAYAWAESIRAERFVAAPFGDVGLPVIDPADIAEVAAVALRKDEHAGHVYELNGPAAVTPRQQAAAIGAALGEPVRFVELSRAEAHARMAAFMPEPVVETTLAVLGEPNAAELQLSPDVERVLGRAPHSFTKWAGRNVEAFR; encoded by the coding sequence ATGATCGTGGTGACGGGTGCCACCGGGAATGTCGGGCGGCCGCTGGTGCAGGCCCTGGCGGAAGCCGGGAAACCGGTGAGGGCGGTGTCGAGGGGCGTCGCCCCGGTCGACCCGCCGAGCGGGATCAAACACCTGCGCGCTGACCTCGGCGCGCCGGAAACCCTGCGTCCCGCCCTCGACGGTGCCGAGGCATTATTCCTGCACGACGGCGGCGCGGGCGGCTTTGGGTTCGACCCGCGGGCGATCTTGGACGTGGCCGCGGGCGCTGGGGTCCGGCAGGTGGTGCTGCTCTCCTCACAGGGCGTGGTGACCAGGCCGGAGTCGCCTTCGCACGGAGGCATCGGGCGGGCGATCGAGGGAGCGGTGCGCGAGTCGGGTCTGGCCTGGACGATACTGCGGCCGGGCGGCTTCGCATCCAACGCCTACGCCTGGGCGGAGTCCATACGCGCCGAGCGGTTCGTGGCCGCACCGTTCGGTGACGTCGGGCTCCCGGTGATCGATCCGGCGGACATTGCGGAGGTCGCGGCCGTGGCCCTGCGCAAGGACGAACACGCGGGTCATGTCTACGAGTTGAACGGGCCGGCGGCCGTCACCCCCAGGCAGCAGGCCGCGGCGATCGGCGCGGCGCTCGGCGAGCCGGTGCGGTTCGTGGAATTGTCCCGAGCCGAGGCGCACGCACGGATGGCCGCGTTCATGCCGGAGCCGGTCGTGGAGACCACGCTGGCCGTCCTCGGCGAGCCCAACGCCGCCGAGCTGCAGCTCAGCCCGGACGTCGAGCGAGTGCTCGGCCGCGCGCCCCACTCCTTCACCAAGTGGGCCGGCCGAAACGTCGAAGCCTTCCGGTAA
- a CDS encoding MFS transporter gives MTGTFWHRHLALWVLLLASTLGVMAGATVAPVLALIQNDLGVSGTAAGFIITTHGLTIAITSPLVGRAIDRWGVRVPLGAGLVLYGLGGGAGLVAPDYPSLIASRFALGLGASVVFTGTTVALLALYQGPMRDRVMGWRTTATTAGGVLWPLLAGVLGGVSWHAAFGIYLVGVPLGVAALLTLPKGASSGSDSGKTSGSLLGLLRTSPVLIGLAGIMLASGAMMYVPAVFLPKRLEEIGITAPFLVAVYGVTLAAVTASMVGLVYARVRARLSHAAILRLAAASWGVAFLIYGTVNHPVPLLLAPALAGVGNALAMPALTVLIADHAPVALRGRATSLQGTAMFTGQFVSPLLVGPLVAATSYTTGFLAAGGVAAAVLAATVFTRVAAEPAPAEPADLSPAPR, from the coding sequence ATGACTGGCACATTTTGGCACCGCCACCTCGCACTGTGGGTGCTCCTACTCGCCTCGACCCTGGGTGTGATGGCGGGCGCCACCGTCGCCCCGGTCCTGGCCCTCATCCAGAACGACCTGGGCGTCTCGGGCACGGCCGCCGGGTTCATCATCACCACGCACGGTTTGACCATCGCGATCACCAGTCCCCTCGTCGGGCGCGCGATCGACCGGTGGGGCGTGCGCGTCCCGCTCGGCGCCGGCCTGGTGCTCTACGGCCTCGGGGGCGGCGCGGGCCTGGTCGCCCCGGACTATCCGAGCCTTATCGCCAGCCGGTTCGCACTGGGGCTGGGCGCCTCCGTGGTGTTCACCGGCACCACCGTCGCGCTGCTCGCCCTCTACCAGGGACCGATGCGCGACCGGGTCATGGGCTGGCGCACCACGGCCACAACCGCCGGCGGCGTCCTGTGGCCGCTACTGGCCGGCGTCCTGGGCGGGGTGTCCTGGCACGCCGCGTTCGGGATCTACCTGGTCGGCGTCCCGCTGGGGGTGGCGGCGCTGCTCACCCTGCCCAAAGGAGCCTCCTCCGGCTCCGACTCCGGTAAGACGTCCGGCAGCCTGCTCGGCCTGCTGCGCACCAGCCCCGTCCTGATCGGGTTGGCCGGCATCATGCTGGCCAGCGGCGCGATGATGTACGTCCCCGCCGTGTTCCTGCCCAAGCGGCTGGAGGAGATCGGGATCACCGCCCCCTTCCTCGTGGCCGTCTACGGCGTGACCCTCGCGGCGGTCACCGCCAGCATGGTCGGACTGGTCTACGCCCGGGTGCGCGCCCGGCTCAGCCACGCCGCGATCCTCCGCCTCGCGGCCGCATCATGGGGGGTCGCCTTCCTGATCTACGGCACCGTGAACCATCCGGTCCCATTGCTGCTGGCCCCGGCACTGGCCGGGGTGGGCAACGCGCTGGCCATGCCCGCGCTGACCGTGCTGATCGCCGACCACGCCCCCGTCGCGCTGCGCGGGCGCGCCACCTCTCTCCAAGGCACCGCGATGTTCACCGGCCAGTTCGTCTCCCCGCTGCTGGTCGGCCCGCTCGTCGCCGCGACCTCCTACACAACGGGCTTCCTGGCCGCAGGCGGCGTTGCCGCGGCCGTCCTGGCCGCCACCGTCTTCACCCGCGTCGCCGCCGAACCCGCTCCCGCCGAACCGGCCGACCTCTCCCCCGCGCCGCGCTAG
- a CDS encoding TetR/AcrR family transcriptional regulator gives MEMASAERALPLRERKKRRVRSALTETALRLFAEHGFHQTTLERLVDEAEVSMRTFFRYFSSKEAVAMAAEDELWSAYLARISDHEFTGTVLDGLRGALVDALVAMDADWERRFIAARGLAARTPELREYSALTTIRVQEELAGEVEARLGIDGREDVRLRLACEFALSAWRCGAKNWVRGNRHRSEPEGRAALVTHVEEAFDAIPGTLALAAPPSGE, from the coding sequence ATGGAGATGGCATCCGCGGAACGCGCGCTCCCGCTGCGCGAGCGCAAGAAGCGCCGAGTCCGCAGCGCGCTGACCGAGACGGCGCTGCGGCTGTTCGCTGAGCACGGTTTCCACCAGACAACCCTGGAACGCCTGGTCGACGAGGCCGAGGTGTCGATGCGGACGTTCTTCCGGTATTTCTCCTCCAAGGAGGCCGTCGCCATGGCGGCTGAGGACGAGCTGTGGAGCGCCTACCTCGCCCGGATCTCCGACCACGAGTTCACCGGCACGGTCCTGGACGGGCTGCGGGGTGCCCTGGTCGACGCGCTGGTGGCCATGGACGCTGACTGGGAGCGCCGGTTCATCGCCGCCCGCGGGCTGGCCGCCCGAACCCCCGAGCTGCGCGAGTACAGCGCGCTGACCACCATCCGGGTACAGGAGGAGCTGGCCGGGGAGGTTGAGGCCAGGCTCGGTATCGACGGCCGGGAAGACGTGCGGCTGCGGCTGGCCTGCGAGTTCGCGCTTAGCGCCTGGCGCTGCGGGGCGAAGAACTGGGTTCGCGGCAACCGCCACCGCAGCGAACCGGAAGGTCGCGCGGCGCTGGTCACGCATGTGGAGGAAGCCTTCGACGCGATCCCGGGAACACTCGCGCTGGCCGCGCCGCCGTCCGGTGAATGA
- a CDS encoding cell division protein SepF, whose amino-acid sequence MGFRKAGAWLGLAGEGDDALLSDRYAYEETAAEPLDDETPSGQVARGNNFQIAMVRPRNFRDANTVGEYFRQDVPVIINLEDMEDGDARRIIDFASGLILGRRGEIERLSRRIFLLLPADTTIHIPQEKLSEEGFFNQA is encoded by the coding sequence GTGGGGTTTCGTAAGGCCGGTGCCTGGCTCGGTCTCGCCGGGGAAGGCGACGACGCTCTCCTGTCCGACAGATATGCCTACGAGGAGACCGCCGCGGAACCGCTCGACGACGAAACTCCCAGCGGTCAAGTCGCACGGGGCAACAACTTCCAGATCGCCATGGTGCGGCCGCGCAACTTTCGCGACGCGAACACCGTCGGTGAGTACTTCCGCCAGGACGTTCCCGTGATCATCAATCTGGAGGACATGGAGGACGGGGACGCCCGCCGCATCATCGATTTCGCCTCCGGGCTCATCCTCGGCCGCCGCGGCGAGATCGAGCGGCTTTCCCGGCGCATCTTCCTGCTCCTGCCTGCCGACACGACCATTCACATCCCGCAGGAGAAGCTGAGTGAGGAAGGCTTCTTCAACCAGGCCTGA
- a CDS encoding MarR family winged helix-turn-helix transcriptional regulator, producing the protein METDGLRDLEQEAWRGFLLTHERLWRALEARLAPLNVSMAEYDVLAMLDAAGPDGMRMSDLAQNRLMSTGGFTRLADRLENRGLIERHRSAVDGRSFDAILTGNGEKCLHQARRQHYSDLHTLFFSRLDDEHLRWLVDIWARLDPAAETDDGNDAAC; encoded by the coding sequence ATGGAGACCGACGGTCTGCGAGACCTTGAGCAGGAAGCGTGGCGAGGGTTCCTGCTCACCCATGAGCGGCTCTGGCGCGCGCTGGAGGCAAGACTCGCTCCCCTGAACGTGAGCATGGCCGAGTACGACGTGTTGGCCATGCTCGACGCCGCCGGGCCGGACGGCATGCGGATGTCGGATCTCGCCCAGAACCGCCTGATGTCCACCGGTGGGTTCACCCGCCTCGCCGACCGGCTGGAGAACCGCGGGCTGATCGAGCGGCATCGGTCAGCCGTCGACGGCCGCAGCTTCGACGCGATCCTGACCGGCAACGGAGAGAAGTGTCTGCACCAGGCGCGGCGCCAGCATTACAGCGATCTGCACACACTCTTCTTCAGCCGGCTTGACGACGAGCACCTCCGCTGGCTCGTCGACATCTGGGCCCGCCTCGATCCCGCGGCCGAAACAGACGACGGCAACGACGCGGCGTGCTGA
- a CDS encoding M48 family metalloprotease: MVSAWLLVLAIVVFYAVLCSVAAVLLSLPWWWGPVPILVTVVAAEACVLAFQEEPKEIRDSALLDPDDAPRLHAVVDRLCALTGQDKPELWLIDHPMPNSLAYAPPDGRNAVYVTIELLELLDNRHLEAVMAHELAHLVHHDQKVLVFAKAITGWMRYLPSGVLKLGIRCDWHLCVLARKCGRQWPPSGEPHLRDELDTLHPEPTVPVLLRLPVMAVVGTARTLLGFVVLAALVALVASFVLGLVTLVPGVAATAMLTRRREAAADRAAAELTRAPTVLASALVSMGDRSSAIPSRDLRASSGASALAILPFRGEAGSGMARLWSTHPPLKRRVAHLQELSRHHSRPPEP, translated from the coding sequence ATGGTCAGTGCCTGGCTGCTGGTCCTGGCGATCGTGGTGTTCTACGCCGTCCTGTGTTCCGTGGCCGCCGTGCTGCTCTCCCTGCCCTGGTGGTGGGGACCGGTGCCGATACTCGTCACGGTGGTCGCGGCCGAAGCCTGCGTGCTGGCGTTCCAGGAAGAGCCGAAGGAGATCCGGGACAGCGCGCTTCTGGATCCGGACGACGCGCCGCGCCTGCACGCGGTCGTCGACCGGTTGTGCGCGCTGACTGGGCAGGACAAACCGGAACTGTGGCTCATCGACCACCCCATGCCCAATTCGTTGGCTTACGCGCCCCCGGATGGCCGCAACGCCGTTTACGTGACCATCGAGCTCCTGGAGCTGCTGGACAACCGGCATCTGGAGGCGGTGATGGCGCACGAGCTGGCCCATCTCGTGCACCACGACCAGAAGGTGCTGGTGTTCGCCAAGGCGATCACCGGGTGGATGCGCTACCTGCCGTCCGGGGTGCTGAAGTTGGGGATCCGGTGCGACTGGCACCTGTGCGTGCTGGCGCGCAAGTGCGGGCGCCAGTGGCCCCCTTCAGGCGAACCGCACCTGCGCGATGAGCTGGACACTCTGCATCCCGAGCCCACGGTTCCGGTGCTGTTGCGGCTGCCGGTCATGGCCGTGGTGGGCACGGCACGGACATTGCTGGGCTTTGTCGTACTCGCGGCGTTAGTCGCACTGGTCGCGAGTTTCGTGCTGGGGTTGGTGACCCTCGTGCCCGGCGTGGCGGCGACGGCCATGCTGACCCGCCGGCGCGAGGCCGCCGCGGACCGCGCCGCCGCCGAGCTGACCCGGGCGCCCACCGTACTTGCCTCGGCTCTGGTCTCCATGGGCGACCGGTCCAGCGCCATTCCGAGCCGGGACCTGCGTGCGTCCAGCGGGGCTTCGGCTCTGGCGATCCTGCCGTTCCGCGGCGAGGCCGGCAGCGGCATGGCCCGGCTCTGGTCGACCCACCCGCCCCTGAAGCGCAGGGTTGCCCACCTTCAAGAGCTGTCACGCCACCACTCCCGGCCTCCTGAGCCGTAA
- a CDS encoding TetR/AcrR family transcriptional regulator, protein MSRETRDDATPATASEAAAGGRESVRERVVEAAADLLAREGRDAVTTRAVAAAAGVQPPAIYRYFEDMDGLLEAVAEHGYAKFLAAKHVDPDPHDPIADLRAGWDLAVEFGLANPALYALMYGEPRRGTTSAAFQAGMEILVGRIRRLAAGGWLRVDEQLAAALIHATARGAVLTWLSQPEEQRDPALLTAMRESMVAAVTNEEPVVQDVGRGPAGAARALRAALPEQTTLSSGEQHLLSEWLDRLAADG, encoded by the coding sequence ATGTCTAGAGAGACCAGGGATGACGCAACACCCGCGACTGCGTCAGAGGCCGCGGCCGGCGGGCGCGAGAGCGTCCGCGAGCGTGTGGTCGAGGCCGCCGCGGACCTTCTCGCGCGCGAAGGCCGCGACGCGGTCACCACCCGCGCGGTCGCGGCGGCGGCCGGAGTGCAGCCTCCCGCGATCTATCGCTACTTCGAGGACATGGACGGGCTGCTTGAGGCCGTGGCCGAGCACGGCTACGCCAAGTTCCTCGCGGCCAAGCACGTCGACCCCGATCCGCACGACCCGATCGCGGATCTGCGCGCGGGCTGGGACCTCGCCGTGGAGTTCGGGCTCGCCAACCCCGCGCTGTACGCGCTGATGTACGGCGAGCCCCGGCGTGGCACGACGTCGGCCGCCTTCCAGGCCGGAATGGAGATCCTGGTGGGGCGCATTCGCCGGCTCGCCGCCGGCGGCTGGCTCCGCGTCGACGAGCAGCTCGCGGCCGCCCTCATCCACGCGACGGCGCGCGGCGCCGTGCTTACGTGGCTGTCACAGCCCGAGGAGCAGCGGGACCCCGCCCTGCTGACCGCCATGCGGGAGTCGATGGTCGCCGCTGTCACCAACGAGGAGCCCGTGGTGCAAGACGTGGGCCGGGGCCCTGCCGGCGCGGCCCGCGCCCTGCGCGCCGCACTGCCCGAGCAGACAACGCTGAGCAGCGGTGAGCAGCATCTCCTCAGCGAATGGCTCGACCGCCTCGCCGCCGACGGGTAA
- a CDS encoding SDR family NAD(P)-dependent oxidoreductase yields MPTQHETNRVVVVTGAGGGVGAELVKRFLANGDTVIGTDLSSDASEKLADDIGRRDRLVTLAADITDEADVARLAAAVEDKGGLDVLVNGAGFFPIDTFENTTPDRWRQVIDINLTGYFLVTHALLPLMRGRGWGRIVNFGSASMYPGVPGQVHYVSAKAAMVGFTRSLAREVGDDGITVNLVTPGLTLTGPVIENFPAELIESQRKGRALQRDQYPRDLVGPVFFLASPGADFVSGQTLNVDGGMFMN; encoded by the coding sequence ATGCCCACACAGCACGAAACGAACCGCGTAGTGGTCGTCACCGGGGCTGGTGGCGGGGTCGGGGCGGAACTCGTCAAGCGGTTCCTCGCCAACGGCGACACCGTGATCGGCACCGACCTCTCATCGGACGCGTCCGAAAAGCTGGCCGACGACATCGGAAGACGGGATCGGCTGGTGACTCTCGCGGCCGACATTACCGATGAGGCCGATGTCGCCCGCCTGGCCGCGGCGGTCGAGGACAAAGGCGGGCTGGACGTGCTCGTCAACGGCGCCGGGTTCTTCCCGATCGACACGTTCGAGAACACCACGCCGGACCGCTGGCGCCAGGTGATCGACATCAACCTGACGGGGTACTTCCTGGTCACACATGCCCTGCTGCCCCTGATGAGGGGCCGCGGATGGGGCCGGATCGTGAACTTCGGCTCCGCGTCGATGTACCCGGGAGTGCCCGGGCAGGTGCACTACGTCTCCGCGAAGGCCGCAATGGTCGGCTTCACCCGCAGCCTCGCTCGCGAGGTGGGCGACGACGGCATCACCGTCAACCTCGTCACGCCCGGGCTCACCCTGACCGGTCCCGTCATCGAGAACTTCCCCGCCGAGCTCATCGAGTCGCAACGGAAGGGGCGTGCTCTCCAGCGGGACCAGTATCCGCGGGATCTGGTCGGGCCCGTGTTCTTCCTGGCGTCACCCGGTGCCGACTTCGTGTCCGGTCAGACCCTGAACGTGGACGGCGGCATGTTCATGAACTGA
- a CDS encoding MerR family transcriptional regulator, with translation MDAEHMQIGRVAERTGLSLRTIRYYGEVGLAEPSARSRGGFRLYTEADVDRLLLIKRMKPLDFSLEETRDLLEALDRLEDPTASDEQRDRLVERLDMFEQAAEARCRALRERLAMAEEFADRLRAQHTKHTAPQSQQVRNTKQR, from the coding sequence ATGGACGCGGAGCACATGCAGATCGGTCGGGTCGCCGAACGCACGGGGCTGTCGCTGCGGACCATCCGCTACTACGGCGAGGTCGGGCTGGCGGAGCCGTCCGCCCGCTCCCGCGGCGGGTTCCGGCTCTACACCGAGGCCGACGTCGACCGACTGCTGCTGATCAAGCGGATGAAACCGCTCGACTTCAGCCTGGAGGAGACCCGCGACCTGCTGGAGGCTCTGGACCGGCTGGAGGACCCGACCGCCTCCGACGAGCAGCGGGACCGGCTGGTGGAACGGTTGGACATGTTCGAGCAGGCCGCCGAGGCCCGATGCCGCGCCCTGCGCGAGCGGTTGGCCATGGCCGAGGAGTTCGCCGACCGGCTCCGCGCCCAGCACACCAAGCACACAGCACCCCAGTCGCAACAGGTGAGGAACACAAAGCAGCGTTGA
- a CDS encoding alpha/beta fold hydrolase — MTSFAEIHRPTDPSDAPPVLLVHGSNVANWMWERQVDALDDRLVVTPDLPGFGTRAPEVWPGLPAVADDLADRLAALDITTPVDVVGLSLGGIVALHLAARHPETIHSVFVTGAMVEPPGPVVRTAAKLQLPLWNAPWFWKAQAAAFGLPADSRSTYVAHGLSVSRETARRVINDVTTGGTPKGLADFPAPLLAVVGEREPQSVRDSLHAIRGAAPRAEVRLVPGMHHIWNMEDVDLFNETMRGWLDGQVHPLLLQA; from the coding sequence ATGACATCCTTCGCGGAGATCCACCGGCCAACCGATCCCTCTGATGCTCCTCCCGTGCTTCTTGTGCATGGCAGCAATGTCGCCAACTGGATGTGGGAACGCCAGGTCGACGCGCTCGATGACCGGCTGGTCGTGACACCCGACCTCCCGGGATTCGGTACACGCGCCCCCGAGGTCTGGCCCGGTCTGCCCGCCGTTGCCGACGACCTCGCCGATCGCCTCGCCGCACTGGACATCACCACACCCGTCGACGTCGTCGGGCTCTCGCTCGGAGGGATCGTCGCGTTGCATCTCGCAGCCCGGCATCCGGAAACCATCCACTCCGTGTTCGTCACCGGCGCGATGGTGGAACCTCCAGGACCTGTGGTGCGTACGGCGGCGAAGCTCCAGCTCCCGCTGTGGAACGCCCCCTGGTTCTGGAAGGCTCAGGCCGCGGCGTTCGGGCTGCCCGCGGACTCCCGAAGTACCTACGTAGCACACGGTCTCTCCGTATCCCGAGAGACGGCGCGCCGGGTAATCAACGATGTCACCACCGGCGGGACCCCAAAGGGCTTGGCGGATTTCCCCGCTCCCCTGTTGGCCGTCGTCGGCGAGCGCGAACCCCAGTCGGTCCGCGACTCATTGCACGCCATCCGGGGTGCCGCCCCACGGGCGGAGGTCCGCCTGGTGCCGGGGATGCACCACATCTGGAACATGGAAGACGTCGACCTGTTCAACGAGACGATGCGGGGCTGGCTCGACGGCCAGGTGCACCCGCTGTTGCTGCAGGCGTGA
- a CDS encoding DUF2795 domain-containing protein, whose amino-acid sequence MDVTRLEIAECLETTFGEGPRRRGELITAAELGGARQEVLSTLDRLPEGPFSTLRSLWGHLPEVPRSA is encoded by the coding sequence ATGGACGTCACACGCCTGGAGATCGCCGAGTGCCTGGAAACCACATTCGGCGAAGGGCCGCGCCGGCGCGGGGAGCTCATCACCGCGGCCGAGCTGGGGGGAGCGCGGCAGGAGGTGCTCTCCACACTGGACCGCCTTCCCGAGGGACCTTTCTCGACGCTGCGCAGCCTGTGGGGACACCTGCCGGAGGTGCCCCGCAGCGCATGA
- a CDS encoding SRPBCC family protein, with translation MPNTQWTENVDAPFHRVLELLRDKVENPQKYVSAVRSSRILERGEGHVLREMYQPSPGDLTIRERITEHELPDGVDVVFEYVDNPTYVGAFHNTAVRAGRGVELTYLMDWRPRPGVDDPIAPDVAEAMMRDGVRHLKRLAETPAQGH, from the coding sequence GTGCCGAATACCCAATGGACAGAGAACGTCGACGCCCCCTTCCACCGGGTCCTCGAACTGCTACGCGACAAGGTGGAAAACCCGCAGAAGTACGTGTCGGCCGTGCGGTCCAGCAGGATCCTCGAACGCGGGGAGGGCCACGTGCTGCGAGAGATGTACCAGCCGTCGCCCGGCGACCTGACCATCCGGGAACGGATCACCGAGCACGAGCTCCCGGACGGCGTCGACGTCGTCTTCGAGTACGTGGACAACCCCACCTACGTGGGCGCCTTCCACAACACGGCCGTCCGTGCCGGACGCGGCGTCGAGCTCACCTACCTCATGGACTGGAGACCCCGCCCAGGGGTCGACGATCCGATTGCCCCGGACGTGGCCGAGGCCATGATGCGCGACGGCGTCCGGCACCTCAAGCGGCTCGCGGAGACGCCGGCGCAAGGGCATTGA
- a CDS encoding SulP family inorganic anion transporter, producing MSAQQTTRRRRALPSLSVPMLRTEMLAGLVVALALIPEAISFSILAGVDPRVGLFASFTMAVSIAFLGGRPAMISAATGAMALVVAPLAHEHGVDYLLAATILAGVFQVALGLLGVAKLMRFVPPSVMTGFVNALAILIFLAQVPHFAGEGWPVYALIAGGLAIIFLLPRLTTAVPAPLVAIVVLTGIAVVSGAKVPTVGDMGELPSSFPIPFLPDVPLTMETLRTIAPYSLTLALVGLMESLMTAKLVDDITETRSAKGREARGQGWANVVTGLFGGMASCAMIGQTMINVRSGARTRLSTFLAGVFLLVLVVVLGDIVAVIPMAALVAVMVFVAIATMDWHSIAPTTLRRMPWTETAVMVVTVAVVVATHNLAIGVIVGVLTSTVVFARGVADLSGVTSVLDPEGGVRVYSVRGDLFFASSNELTAEFSYGEKGVDKVVIDLSRAHMWDSSAVAALDHAVDKFAKHGITAEITGLNVPSEELHKDLSGTLNTVH from the coding sequence ATGTCCGCTCAGCAGACCACCCGCAGACGCCGTGCGCTTCCGTCCCTGTCCGTACCGATGCTGCGAACCGAGATGCTGGCCGGCCTCGTCGTCGCGCTCGCGCTCATCCCCGAGGCGATCTCCTTCTCGATCCTCGCCGGCGTCGATCCCCGCGTCGGGCTGTTCGCCTCATTCACGATGGCGGTCTCCATCGCCTTCCTCGGCGGGCGCCCGGCCATGATCTCGGCGGCGACCGGGGCAATGGCGCTGGTCGTGGCACCGCTGGCGCACGAGCACGGTGTGGACTACCTGCTGGCCGCGACGATCCTGGCCGGGGTCTTCCAGGTGGCCCTGGGGCTGCTGGGGGTGGCCAAGCTGATGCGGTTCGTGCCGCCCAGCGTCATGACCGGGTTCGTCAACGCCCTGGCCATCCTCATCTTCCTGGCGCAGGTGCCGCACTTCGCCGGTGAGGGCTGGCCGGTCTACGCCCTCATCGCGGGCGGACTGGCGATCATCTTCCTGCTGCCGCGGCTGACCACGGCGGTGCCGGCACCGCTGGTGGCCATCGTCGTGCTCACCGGCATCGCCGTTGTCTCGGGGGCCAAGGTGCCCACTGTCGGCGACATGGGCGAGCTGCCCTCCAGCTTCCCCATCCCCTTCCTGCCCGACGTCCCGCTGACCATGGAGACGCTGCGCACCATCGCCCCCTACTCCCTGACCCTCGCACTGGTGGGGCTGATGGAGTCGCTGATGACCGCCAAGCTGGTCGACGACATCACCGAGACCCGCTCGGCCAAGGGCCGCGAGGCCCGCGGCCAGGGCTGGGCCAACGTCGTCACCGGCCTGTTCGGCGGCATGGCCTCCTGCGCCATGATCGGCCAGACCATGATCAACGTGCGCTCGGGCGCCCGCACCCGGCTGTCCACGTTCCTGGCCGGAGTGTTCCTGCTGGTCCTGGTGGTGGTACTGGGTGACATCGTCGCCGTGATCCCCATGGCCGCCCTGGTCGCGGTGATGGTGTTCGTGGCGATCGCCACCATGGACTGGCACAGCATCGCGCCCACCACGCTGCGGCGCATGCCCTGGACCGAGACGGCGGTCATGGTGGTCACCGTCGCGGTGGTGGTGGCCACGCACAACCTCGCGATCGGCGTGATCGTCGGAGTGCTCACCTCAACAGTCGTCTTCGCTCGCGGCGTGGCCGACCTCTCCGGGGTGACCAGTGTGCTCGACCCCGAGGGCGGGGTGCGGGTCTACTCCGTGCGCGGCGACCTCTTCTTCGCCTCCAGCAACGAACTGACCGCCGAGTTCAGCTACGGCGAGAAGGGAGTCGACAAGGTGGTCATCGACCTCTCGCGCGCCCACATGTGGGACTCCTCGGCGGTGGCGGCGCTGGACCACGCGGTCGACAAGTTCGCCAAGCACGGCATCACGGCCGAGATCACCGGCCTGAACGTCCCCAGCGAGGAGCTGCACAAGGACCTCTCGGGCACCCTCAACACCGTCCACTGA
- a CDS encoding pentapeptide repeat-containing protein produces MAQDGGPTAPDDPRLDLQADCTNCFGLCCVALPFARSADFAVDKKAGEPCTHLQEDFRCGIHAQLRERGFPGCAVFECFGAGQKVSRVTFAGRSWREAPDTAGTMFEVFPVMRQLHELLWYLAEALRMPEARPVHAALQRSVDEVEQLTRGSAEALLDVDVDRVRGDVNPLLQHASELVRSTVPGQRRNHRGADLMGSRLRGAQLRGANLRGALLIAADLRAADLRCADLTGADLRDADVRGTDLSGSLFLTQVQLNAAKGDGATRIPRALARPSHW; encoded by the coding sequence TTGGCACAGGACGGCGGGCCCACGGCTCCGGACGATCCGCGACTCGACCTGCAAGCGGACTGTACGAACTGCTTCGGCCTGTGCTGCGTCGCCCTTCCCTTCGCCAGGTCCGCGGATTTCGCGGTCGACAAGAAGGCGGGCGAGCCCTGCACGCACCTGCAGGAGGACTTTCGCTGCGGCATCCACGCACAGCTCCGGGAACGGGGTTTCCCCGGCTGCGCCGTCTTCGAGTGCTTCGGCGCGGGCCAGAAGGTCTCCCGGGTGACCTTCGCCGGCAGGAGCTGGCGGGAGGCTCCCGACACCGCGGGAACGATGTTCGAGGTCTTCCCGGTCATGCGGCAGTTGCACGAGCTGCTCTGGTACCTGGCCGAGGCCCTGCGGATGCCGGAGGCCCGCCCCGTACACGCCGCTCTCCAGCGGTCGGTGGACGAGGTCGAACAGCTCACCCGCGGCAGCGCCGAGGCGCTCCTCGACGTGGACGTGGACCGGGTCCGCGGTGACGTGAACCCTCTGCTGCAACACGCCAGCGAGCTGGTACGGAGCACGGTTCCCGGGCAAAGGAGGAACCACCGGGGCGCCGACCTCATGGGCTCGCGGCTCCGAGGGGCCCAGCTACGCGGGGCGAACCTGCGCGGCGCCCTCCTCATCGCGGCCGACCTCCGTGCCGCCGACCTGAGGTGCGCGGACCTGACCGGGGCGGACCTGCGCGATGCCGATGTCCGCGGGACCGACCTCTCCGGCAGTCTCTTCCTCACCCAGGTACAGCTCAACGCGGCCAAGGGAGACGGGGCGACCAGGATCCCCCGGGCCCTGGCCCGGCCCTCCCACTGGTAG